The sequence below is a genomic window from Rhodococcus sp. 4CII.
CTCGGCCGAGGACTCGGAGGCGGGCGACCATTCTTCCCGCAGGTCCGCGGCCCGGATGGCACCCTTCGCCTTGGGTCCGCGGGCGAGCAGGCGGCTGGAGGCCAGCGCCCGGCTCAGTTCCTCCGCCTCACCCCAGCCGTCCGCGGCCTCCATCCACCCGCGGAAGCCGATACCGGTCGTCGCGACGACGATCTCCGGCGGGTTGCCGATGATCTCGCGCGTGACGCGCTCGAGTTCCGTGTCGTCGGCCAGCGGGATGATGCGAATGGCCGGGGCGTGCACGACGGTGGCGCCGCGTCGTGTCAGGAGTGTGGCGAACTCTTCCGCTCGTCGAGAGGCCGTGATCCCGATCGTGAACCCGCACAGGGGCGACGCGTCGTTCACGCGTTCGTGCTGTGGACCTGGACGACGCCTGCCCACACCCGCACGTCGTACACGGGCAACCGCACCGAATCGTCGTCGAGGCAGCGACCGTCGACGAGCGAGAACACCTGCTTGAGCAGTGGCGACGCCACCGTGGGCTCGCCTGCCCGATCACCCACGAGGCCCCGGGACATCACGGCGGCGCGGCCGAACGGGTCGATGTTGCCCACGGCGTGCAGGGATCCGTCCTCGAGCAGGAACAGTGCCACCTGTTCGCCACCCCGCAGCAGCACTGCCACCCCGAGTCCGGGAATCAGCTGGCTCAGCGGGCACGCGGACGTCCATTCGAGACGGCCTGACTTGACGCTCTCGCGCCTGGTTCCACTGGCACTGTGCACGTTCATGTCGACGACGGTCATCACAGTCCTCCTTCGGGCTGGTGCGTATCCGTGCTTGGATACATGGTTCGTGGTCGGTGTTTCCGCAGCGTTAAGCGGGGATTACTCCGATGTAGAAGCCGCGAATTTCGGCAGTCCCATCAGAACCGGGACCTTCCGGACACCCGTGTCGTCGAACGCGACGGTCGGATCGGACTCCTCGGGCGCGTTGACGAACGACACGAACCGCGACAGCTTCTCCGGGTCGTCGAGCACACCCGCCCATTCGTCCTTGTAGCCCTCGACGTGCTTGGCCATCGCCGCCTCCAGCTCGGCGGCGATGCCCAGGCTGTCATCGCACACCACGGCCTTGAGGTGGTCGAGGCCGCCGTCCAGGGAATCGACCCACGGCGCGGTCCGCTGCAGGCGGTCGGCCGTGCGGATGTAGAACATGAGGTAGCGGTCGATGTAGGCGACC
It includes:
- the nirD gene encoding nitrite reductase small subunit NirD codes for the protein MTVVDMNVHSASGTRRESVKSGRLEWTSACPLSQLIPGLGVAVLLRGGEQVALFLLEDGSLHAVGNIDPFGRAAVMSRGLVGDRAGEPTVASPLLKQVFSLVDGRCLDDDSVRLPVYDVRVWAGVVQVHSTNA